One segment of Alligator mississippiensis isolate rAllMis1 chromosome 13, rAllMis1, whole genome shotgun sequence DNA contains the following:
- the ELFN1 gene encoding protein ELFN1, with product MAGRRWAVTSALCVCMAAVSILHTGRVRADCWLIEGDKGFVWLAICSQNQPPYESIPQQINSTIVDLRLNDNKIKSVQYSSLSRFGNLTYLNLTKNEISYIEDGAFSGQFNLQVLQLGYNRLRNLTEGILRGLGKLEYLYLQANLIEIVTPNAFWECPNIVNIDLSMNRIQRLDSNTFRGLNKLSVCELYSNPFYCSCELLGFLQWLEAFTNMTRTYDRMQCDSPPDYSGYYLLGQGRTGYRNALSMLSSLCTGGPYTIIPRPLPPRYQVTTAPSESPCSEEDCSSGDGTTPQIPFYTSAGEMEVRPNLQATHVTHNSAVLVVHIPYPYSRMYVLARFENGFSTDLQKLQKQKEEIEVKDLEAQRDYTYCIVSHHQVLRYNHTCITIFPTRKNREEPVPTPSTATHYIMTILGCLFGMVIVLGVVYYCLRKRRQQEEKHKKATGSMKKTIIELKYGPEMETTSITQLSQGQMLGGETVTRIPYLPSAGEVEQYKLIDSSETPKATKGNYMEVRTGEQPERRECELSLPPDSQSSVAEISTIAKEVDKVNQIINNCIDALKSESTSFQGVKSGAVSTAEPQLVLLSEQIPSKHGFLSPVYKESYSHPLQRHHSMEAPPKRSSTSSSGSIRSPRSFRSEGSGHKSEAKYIEKTSPTTDTILTVTPAAAILRAEAEKIRQYSEHRHSYPGSHQGEQHDGMGGRKPSILEPLTRPRPRDLAYSQLSPQYHNLSYTSSPEYTCKPSHSIWERFKLNRKRHKDEEEYMAAGHALRKKVQFAKDEDLHDILDYWKGVSAQQKS from the coding sequence ATGGCAGGTCGTAGGTGGGCAGTGACGTCGgcgctgtgtgtgtgcatggcgGCTGTCTCGATCCTGCACACGGGCAGGGTGCGGGCAGACTGCTGGCTGATTGAGGGAGACAAGGGCTTTGTGTGGCTGGCTATCTGCAGCCAGAACCAGCCCCCGTACGAGTCCATCCCCCAGCAGATCAATAGCACGATCGTGGATTTGCGACTGAACGACAACAAGATCAAGAGCGTGCAGTACTCCTCGCTCAGCCGCTTCGGAAACCTGACATACCTCAACCTGACCAAGAACGAGATCTCTTACATTGAGGATGGTGCCTTCTCGGGACAGTTCAACCtccaggtgctgcagctgggctacAACCGGCTAAGGAACCTGACTGAGGGAATCCTTCGGGGCCTGGGGAAGCTGGAGTACCTGTACCTCCAGGCTAACCTCATTGAGATAGTCACCCCCAATGCCTTCTGGGAGTGCCCCAACATAGTAAACATTGACCTGTCCATGAACAGGATCCAGAGACTCGACAGCAACACCTTCCGGGGCCTGAACAAGCTCTCTGTCTGTGAACTCTACAGCAACCCCTTCTATTGCTCCTGTGAGCTCCTTGGCTTCCTACAATGGCTGGAGGCCTTCACCAACATGACACGCACGTATGACCGCATGCAGTGTGACTCCCCGCCAGATTATTCTGGCTACTACCTGCTCGGCCAAGGCCGGACCGGTTACCGCAATGCCCTGAGCATGCTCTCCTCCCTCTGCACTGGTGGCCCCTACACCATAATACCTCGCCCGCTCCCCCCCAGGTACCAGGTGACCACAGCCCCCTCAGAAAGCCCATGCTCAGAAGAAGACTGCTCCTCTGGGGACGGCACCACACCGCAGATCCCCTTCTACACATCTGCCGGGGAGATGGAGGTGCGCCCCAACCTCCAAGCGACGCATGTCACCCATAACTCGGCCGTGCTGGTTGTGCACATCCCGTACCCCTACAGCAGGATGTACGTCCTGGCCCGGTTTGAAAACGGCTTCTCCACGGATCTCCAAAAGCTCCAAAAGCAGAAGGAGGAAATTGAGGTGAAGGATCTGGAAGCACAAAGAGACTATACCTACTGCATCGTCTCCCACCACCAGGTCTTAAGGTACAACCACACTTGCATCACCATCTTCCCAACCAGAAAAAACAGGGAAGAGCCAGTCCCCACACCCTCCACTGCCACCCACTACATCATGACGATTCTGGGCTGCCTGTTCGGCATGGTGATTGTCCTGGGGGTGGTGTATTACTGCCTCCGTAAGAGGCGTCAACAGGAGGAGAAGCACAAAAAAGCGACCGGCAGCATGAAGAAGACCATCATCGAGCTGAAGTACGGACCGGAGATGGAGACAACCAGCATCACCCAGCTGTCGCAAGGGCAAATGCTGGGTGGGGAGACAGTGACCCGCATCCCTTACCTCCCCTCTGCAGGGGAAGTTGAGCAGTACAAGTTGATAGACAGCAGCGAGACCCCCAAAGCCACTAAAGGCAACTATATGGAAGTACGGACCGGGGAGCAGCCCGAGAGACGAGAGTGTGAACTGTCCCTGCCGCCCGACAGCCAGAGCTCTGTGGCCGAGATCTCTACTATCGCAAAGGAGGTGGACAAAGTGAACCAGATCATTAACAACTGCATCGATGCCTTGAAATCAGAGTCCACCTCCTTCCAGGGGGTGAAATCTGGAGCGGTTTCTACGGCAGAGCCTCAGCTGGTACTCTTATCAGAACAGATCCCCAGTAAACACGGCTTCCTGTCCCCGGTCTACAAGGAAAGCTACAGCCACCCGCTGCAGAGACATCACAGCATGGAGGCACCTCCCAAACGCTCCAGCACGTCCTCCAGCGGCTCCATACGGAGCCCCCGATCCTTCCGCTCCGAGGGCTCCGGCCACAAATCAGAAGCCAAATACATTGAGAAAACATCCCCAACCACAGACACCATCCTCACTGTGACGCCGGCGGCTGCCATCCTGCGGGCAGAGGCGGAGAAGATTCGACAGTACAGCGAGCACCGGCACTCATACCCTGGCTCGCATCAGGGGGAGCAGCACGATGGCATGGGGGGCCGCAAGCCCTCCATCCTGGAACCCCTGACCAGACCCCGTCCCAGGGACCTGGCCTACTCTCAGCTCTCTCCTCAGTACCACAACCTGAGCTACACCTCCAGCCCAGAGTACACATGCAAACCGTCACACAGCATCTGGGAACGCTTCAAACTCAACCGGAAGCGGCACAAAGACGAGGAGGAGTATATGGCAGCCGGCCATGCCCTGCGCAAAAAGGTCCAGTTTGCCAAAGACGAGGATCTTCACGACATCCTAGACTACTGGAAGGGTGTGTCAGCCCAGCAAAAGTCTTGA